The nucleotide sequence tcatttaagcacaaatctcTTTTCTTGTTTAGAGTCAAGTAGTATATTACTGgaagtaataaatttttatttgtcAAGAATGGGTCCTGTTCACTTGGTAGTGGAAatttttaaagtttaattttgatgtattgacTGTGTGAAcggttatttaaaaaaataaatgtgattgtataattgtataaaatattttatattgttaatgtattaaaattaaactcaaatttcaattctatttttttttcaattattgtaAACATTCTGTTTGatttaaaattaactcaattcaaaTACGTCTAAAAGGAAAAGGATTTATCATTTCAAACACACCCTATGTGAAATTGTTGTCCTTATTCTTGGTGTCAAAGCCACTAGAACTCTAGAAGTGATATAATAGTGAAGTGGCTTCAGTAagtcaaataaaaattaaaaaaaaaaatacaatttttggGGCACTTTCACTTTGGTCGTGGGTGTTAATTCAGTTGTAGCAATCAAATCAAGTATCAGGAGTTGTGGTTATAATATGAGGTTCTCATTGTTGGCGACGTGGCAAAGTAACGTTCGGGAGAAGAGAAGTTGCAATGGCAGTGTGCGGCAGCGTTATCGTGAGATGCTGCATTCCTCCTTCCCCATTTCTCGGCCGCAGATTCGACTTGtcggagaaggagaagaagccaTCCTCATTCTCATGCACCGTTGCCACTAGTAGAATCACTGCACTCTTTTGGGGATTTGGCAGAAAAACCAACTCCACGCaaatccaacaacaacaacaacaacaacaacaactattcACTCTCACAGCGCCAGAGCCAGAAGGCACTAACAATAACAAAGTGATAAGTGTATCGGTTCTGTCTTCAATCTCAGAGGTTGCAGCCGCTGAATGGGACGCGTGCGCGGTGGATGCCACTGCCCCCGGCAAGTTCAATCCCTTTGTGACCCACGCCTTCCTCTCCACCTTGGAGACCTCCGGCTCCGCCGTCGCCCAAACCGGTTGGACCCCGCACCACGTGGTGGCCCGGGACGAGTCGTCCTCCTCCCGCCCCGTGGTGGCCGCCGTTCCCCTCTACCTGAAAAGCCACTCGTACGGCGAGTTCGTGTTCGATCACTCCTGGGCCAATGCATACTATTCGTACGGATCCAGGTATTACCCGAAGCTGCAATGCTGTGTCCCCTTCAGTCCCGTGACGGGGCCAAGAATCTTGCTCCGCGATACTCCCTTCAAGAGTGAAACCTTTGACATCCTCCTCTCTGCCATGAAGGATATCGCTGCCAAGTCTCAGATTTCGTCCTTGCATGTTACTTTCCCCACTGAGAGTGAGTGCCTTCAACTCAGCCAAAAAGGGTTCTTGCCCAGGATTGGAATGCAGTACCACTGGAAAAACCGCAACTACAAAAAGTGAGTCATCCAAGCATttcttttagggtttagggtttaggatatcTGGGCCTGTGAAGATGCATGCAAATATGCAATATAAGTTCGTAGCATTGGTCAATATTCCATACAATTATTTTTTGTTGGCAGGTTTGATGACTTTTTGATGGACATGAAGCaaagtaaaaggaaaaatataCGCCAAGAGCGCAAAAAGGTTTGTATTGGTTGCAAAAGCATTTAATGACATGAGAAGAATTTTGTCATATGTTCCTGGATTTGTCATATTATTTGTGTATCTGCAGATCTCAGCCCAGAACTTGATTATGAAAAGGCTCCGGGGTTATGAAATAAAGGTACTTTGCAAGACTTTGATATTTGAAGGATTGCATTTTCTTAACAAGTTAGTCGATATGGTTACTATTGAAGATTTTAAGCATATATTAGTtagagaaaatgatttatggaaACATTATATTTAACCATATATCATCATGTGTTTTTCTGTCTCATATATTGATGATCTTCTGTTGAACTGGTCTAGGCCAAATGATCTCTGCTGGCAAACTTACAATTGAAAGCAAAACATATTTGAAATCATCCTTTTCTCTTTAATAAATAAGAGGTGCAGAGAAACATGCTCTTAGCAAACTATTCAAAAGTAAAATTGAATTACACATGAATGACATGATGAAATGATGTCTTGATCATGCAATTCTTAACTTAAAAAGTTAGACGGTTTCATCATATAGCTTTTAGTACCTTAGGAAGATATGTCCATAAGAGCATCCGCCCTAATGCTTGTACTCTTTTAATCATTTCATAGCACTGATAACAGTTtagttttggtgtgtgtttttatATATTCTGTTAAAACTTAGTGTCTGTTTCTTGTTATTTGCTAACTCATTATCTCATGTTTATGTAATGGAAGGCAACACATTGGGATTCTTTCTATAATTTCTATCGGAACACAACTGATAACAAgtatgtttcctttgattgaaCCCATCAAATGTGATAAGAACTAATTTTTGCAAGATGGAATTGTTGAAGTAACCACACTTAATAATGCAGCATCCTTTGTCTATTGACAGATGGGGTACTCCATACCTGACACGTGATTTTTTTCATGAGCTGGGGTCAAAAATGGGAGATCAGGTACTACTTGTTGTTGCTGAAGAAGGGGATGAACTAGTTGCTGGTGCCCTAAATCTTATAGGAGGTGATACTTTGTTTGGACGCCTATGGGGATGTCACCCACGAGCTTACTATCCAAGTTTGCATTTTGAAGCATGTTATTACCAGGTTTACATTCTGTGATTTTTTCCCCAAAGTTGTTTTTTGATCTGTTTCCCATATTTTTTGCTTGGTTCTGATTTTATGGTTGGAATATAATGCTAAAGTTTTACATCAGATACTTCTTCCATCGTATCTTTTATGGAATAGACCTTCCCTTTGGCTTCCTGTGGAGTCAGCTTATGCATTTTGTATTTGTATTTCGTAACATTGCAGGCAATCGAAGCAGCTATTGAACTCGATCTTAAAACGGTGGAAGCTGGAGCTCAGGGTGAGCATAAGATTCAGCGAGGGTATCTTCCTGTGACAACTTATAGCTGCCATTACCTTCTTGATGAAGAATTTAGGAGAGCTATAGAAGACTTCTTAATACGTGAAACTTCTCAGGTATGATGAATTTGTTCATGAAGGTAGATTCTTCTAAGTTATTATGCATGTATGCTGCTTAGTGTCTCACCTTTCTTTGTTCACTCTTGTTCTACTACTTCTTATAAAATCATTTTATCAAATGGATCTTGTTCTACTACTTCTTATAAATCATTTTATCAAATGGATCCATTTCTTGCTAATGATATGAAATGTTTGATTGTACAATAAATTTAGTTGATAGATTTTCCTTGCAGAGTAACTGCTAGGATGACATCATATTTGAGTAGTAGGATGTGTTTTTCCTCTTTTAAACATTTGGAGTCAGAGGCCCAAATGTTGAGTGCTGGGATGCAATTTCCATTTTCGTTTTGAGACATATGATAGTGGATTCACCAAAATAACCCTTAATTTAGCAACAAAACAGTAACATGCAATATCCTTATTTAATCTTCACAGAAGGTTTCGAGCCTGGAGGAGTCTTATCTGCctccttttgttcttgtttttgatATATCTGAATGATGTCATTTTACATTCATGTTCTTATGGTTCTGAACTCGCGGGCTATGACTTTGACTCTTTTGCCTCTGCAGGTGAAGCTTGTTATGAAGCTGTTGCATGATTCTGGTCCTTTTAAGGAAGGTATCTAATAGAAAGTAAACACTACGGCATGGTGGTAATTTTCATTTGTAAATATGTAAATGGTAATTGTTATCTTGTGAATATTATATCTTGCCAGGAATATCTTATATATGTACAGCTGAATTGATGATCATTAATTAACAAAATACACACATTAGAAAACCTTCGAAATTTTTCTGCGAATGTTTGTCCTAGAGTGCACCCAACCCCTTTATTGCCTTAAAATTGTCAAACTCATTCCTCCAAGATCAACTTCATACATCTTGGTTTAAAACAATGGACCTATATTATATCTTTAGAACAATGTATTTCAATCTGGTTAGTCTTGATAATCTACAGCTCAATTATTTAAAACGAGTAAACGCTTGCTTATTCTCAAGTATGTGAAGATGAttcattttaattatcaatattataaaattattatattttttctttgaaaTTAGAGTCTATCAATCATTTTAAGTGTTATTATTATAGATTCATTGATGTGTTATATTAAATGACCTTTACATGTCATATGACCATATGGTATGAAATTTTTAGAAATGAGCTAAATACACTATAGTCTATAGGCCAGTTAGGTAGTGTTTGGGGGTCAAAAATAGAGGCAacaggactaaaatttttagtaacagagattgaaattttattaatatttattttcaaaaatatcatgaTCTAACTTTTTCATTCTACTCCTTCCACCATCTTTACTTTTGCTACCTCACCTCCATTTTATCCCTAATCTCTCACCTCATCAGTACATTTACTCCCATTAAATAGGATATTAAAACATAAATCAATCATATACATTTTACACTAAATATAATATAGACTTAATTAGTTTTCATCTCTCAATCTTtgttttttaatttctctttctcAGTCacagtcttttatttttttccaaaCGCTACTGACACATTACCATCATAGCGTGAGACTAGTGAATGAAAATTGCATGCTATTTATTTATCTATccatttatctatgttaaataaATACCAACTCCATCGTTTAACTCTACAactgaagaaaaaatatatattctcgCAAAATACATTTTCTCTTTTGTGTATGTCTCTCTCTTTTATGTATTACACACGTATATATCACGTTATTATATATAACAACTAAATTACTTAAAAAGACAAGAATTTATCAAAGTGTTTATCTATCTATCTACCTACCGGTAATCAATTAGACTAACTCTAAAACTTAATATAGGTTAATGATAAAGTTGAATTTGCTCACATATAATAATATTTAGATGTATTTAAAAtgtctaaaaaaatattttttcttttttattaaaatacaattaaataCAAATGACGTGTGTGAAATAAGTATCAGATGAGTGTCGTGTTTGAGTAACAGATAAAACAACTTAACGAAATATTCATGTTTTATAGGGGGATATATATCACAATGTTATAGCCGCTAAACCGCTTATGGAATAAACAaactatcttttcttttcttttctttttttggtttcgATCTTAGTTAGTGTCTCTACATGTTTCATTACCCGTTATTATTCTTACCAAATGATGTATTCATGCTCTAATATTCCCTAATCAGTTAAATACTTAAATGATCCCGTAAAATATTACGGGAGTAAATGGCAGTATTGGTCAAAATTCAACACATGTAAGCATGTAAAGTTACAAAATAAAGTCACAAGAGCAGCTCATGATCACTCCCAAATTTAGACAACCTGCATGGTGACGACCATTTTTGCTACAAAATACGAAAACTACAGCTTAGCCTCTTCAAGCACTTAATTATACGATGTAAGTGTATAATAAAGTGGGACACCAACTTACAAGAGAGAGGAGAAACCTCAAACATTATTTTGAGGTGCTTTGGATCCATATTAATTTCCACAATAGTTATTTTGAGTTATATTGTTCATGATATTTCCCTCTTGACCATGAAGATCAAGATGGTAAACAAACCTTATGCAAACAACTTTTTTCAATATTAGCTGTTCATTAACAAAATTTCAATAGAAAACTCGTGGACCTTGAGCAAAAAACCAATAAAAATGGACTAAATAATCAAGGGAAGGACTAAACTCACTTGAATGTTCACCCACACCAACAAACTACATTTTCCGACCTAGGGCCTCTAAATATTCAAGTGGAAGATAATCAACGGAaatgaataacaaaaacaaaagttAAAATCATTAAATAATAACCTATTATAAAATGGCGTCGCCCGGACTCGAACCGGAGACCTTCAGTGTGTTAGACTGACGTGATAACCAACTACACCACGACACCTAGATGCAAATCCTTcgagatttttaaattttatagagtACATTTCTTTCTGCGATGGTTGTAACTTGTAATCCCTGGGGTTTGAAGTGGCGCCTGTGCTGGGGGGGGGCTGGTTTCAATTtcaaataagagagagaaagagagaagggtGACAGGGTGCGGTGCATATTGTGGAAGATTGATTTGATTGTTCCAAGTGCAgcgaagagaaaagaagaatgaTATTGAGGACTCCTCCCCCATCCAAGAGGCCACGCGCCGATGCCGACTCCGACTCCGACGCCAATCGTCAGCTCGTTATCTACGAGGATCCTCCTCCGCCGGCGCCTTTGCCTGAGTCCGCGGCGCAGGATCTCGATAACACCCACTTTCTCTGCACCTATCAGTGTCGCCAAATGGTGTGTTTCCCATTATCTCTTCCCAgtccattttcattttcattctgCAACGTTCTTCTCAACCTCTTCATCTAAAcattattcatatgaattgttTCAGGTTAAAGCCGAGTTCATAGAGGCCTTAAGCACAGCTGAAAACCAAGTTCGTGATTATCAATCTAAATTGGAGGCATTGGATATTAATTTCCGTAAAGTTGGTTCGTATCTGCTTTCTACCCGAACCATGTTTCCTTTTCTGATACCTTTTTTAgcttctaattaattaatttgctaCAGAGTCTGAGAGGAAGAAATTTCTTGACCAGTTATCATACACCCAACAGGAACTTGCTGCTTCTAAAGGCCGCGAGCACGCACTCCAAGAACAGCTTCTGAAGGAGGTTACTGAATCTCAAGAACGATTGAGAAAACAAATACAGTTAAACAGTGATCTTGAGGTAGATTTTAATTCTCTGCATACTTCTCTTTTAGAAGACGAATAAATACTTTTGTACCAATATGCATTTTTTAGCAGGAAGCTGAGTTTGGTGGTCTGGTTGATGATAATGTCTATTGAACTGTTGAATTTGAACCTTGTTACTCGCCAATGTTACTAGTGTTTTTTCTTATCTAATCCTGTGGAGTCTAGGTTAAGCTCCAAAATGAGATGAACATTCGTGCGAAGGCCGAGTCACATGCTGCTTCAACAGAAGAAAAAGCAAAATCTTTAGAAGGAAAGCTCAGCCATCTTTCGGAGAGTACAGAGAGAGAGAAACAGCGACTTAACGATGAACTTACACAACTGAAAAGGGACTCGAAGTTTTCTGTTTCTAAAATAACTGCAAATGTAAGTGGCAATATTTGGTGTGCAAACTAAGCTGGATGTTTATAGCTACGAGTTCTTGCTTAAGTTGTGCAGTTCTTTCATTGTAGCTGGAAAAAGTGGAATGTAGAGCTAATAATGCGGAGAAAGAAGCAGAGCTTCTGAAAGAGCAATTGGAACATCTGAAGGACCGACTCAATGAGGTTTAGATATCTAATTAGTTGCTCATTTGGCTTTATATGTTCCTTTGAGAATCTTCTGTGAACATTGCATAGCATGCAATGTTAAAATTTTATTCTGGATGATTTGAATTCTTCTGGTCAGCTTTCTGTTGGATTTATATCTTTACTTCATTTCATTATGATAtacctttttttccttttttttatgaaCTTATTTTGGTTTTACATCTTGATTTGTGTTGGTAGTGTTTGCATGAGAAGATTGAAGTTGAGAAAAAACTAGCAACTTTGGCCTCCCGCGAAATTTCTTCCACGGAGAGTAGTGTTTTAGTTAAAGAGTTGCAACAAGAGCTTCAGAATTATGTAAGATTGCTTCCATTTGTTTTTCTTGAACTTCAATTCATTTTTTGTGGTGATTGTAGAAGTTTCATGTGTCAATGACTTGATGTGTGGACTGGTACCAGTAATTAATCAAGTGGTATTCTCGTAAATTTAAAGGTGCCACTATTTGTTGAATTATTTGGATATAAAAAGGAAAGGTTTTTCCTATAGAATGTGTTTGTATCAAGCAGTTATGGCTTCTGTTCATGTTTAATAAAGGACAAATCGATCCCTGACTTTTTGGTCCGCAGACATTTAAGTCCTTGGGGatataaaaatacatttaagtccttGGCCTCTTCAAAATTTGGACACATCGATCCCTGGATCTAATTTGTCCCATTTTAAAAATTCTCTCACGTGTGCATCAGTGTCAACCAGGTCAGTACAACAGGAGTCACTTTTGATTTTTCCGTTGGGTCTGACAAACCCAAGTGAACATAAGGGATCGATCTAGGTTTTGAAAAGGTCagagacttaaatgtattttcaaatcctCGAGGACTTAAATGTCCGCAGATCAAAAGGTCAAgaacctatttgtctttttctcaTGCATAAATGAATTAAAAGAATAGTTACTGGTTTAGGTGTAACTCAAATGATTTTCTGAACAGACACAGAAGTCCATATTCAGTGCAATGTTTGTTAAGTTGTATGCTTCGTAAGGAGgcagtattttttttatttttgattcctTTAACTATAGTTTTTTTTTCCTTAATGTTATTTAGGATATCTCCACATAGTGAGATAaggttttattgttgttgtttgttgtttGTCTGTTATTTAGGATAGCATCTTATCCTATGCCTTGCAGGCTTCTTTTTATGTGTGTTTTGTTTAATTCATGAACACTTTTGTTTAAAAATGGAGAATACTAGATTATTGCCTTTGTTGGCTTTCATTCtgtcataatctgaaaaatatATCCTGATTACTTTGATATTTTAGGAAACTGAAGTAAGGGAAGCGAGAAAGCTAAGATTGAGTTATGAGAACGTTGAACTTTTGAAGGAAAAATTGTTGGAGNNNNNNNNNNNNNNNNNNNNNNNNNNNNNNNNNNNNNNNNNNNNNNNNNNNNNNNNNNNNNNNNNNNNNNNNNNNNNNNNNNNNNNNNNNNNNNNNNNNNNNNNNNNTGTCCAAATTACAGGATGTCCAGCTAAATATTGAAAAGTTAGAGGATCAGATATCCTCTTGGAGATTAATGATTAAAGATATTCCTGGTGTCTCATGCTTTGAGGACATACCTATAAAGTTTTCAGCTTTACAGAAGTACGTGAGTAGCTAAAAATGTGTTTCCTCAGCTCTATTCATAGATTTGAGGCAGTAGAAACATTGTCCAGAATAATTGTTCTGGAGtattgtttaattttatattttatttttggttaaaGCTGAACTTGACCCTTAGTAATATTTCTTTCTTTGTGGGCAACTTGAGGTTGTGGAGATTATGAGATCTACTGGGCTCATTCCAAGCAATTTTATCTCTAATGTCCCATAAGGCACTTCTTTTATTGGTGCACAAATTGCACTACTTTAGGAAATCATTTTGATGGAGAGATTAACCAATGCTGGTGCATCAAGAGTTTTCTATCTATCCATTTTAACTGTGTCACTTCAAAAATGATGATGAATTGGATTTGTATAAGACCTGCAATCCCTTCATAATGAGATTTCTTTTTGCTTTTTTGGCACCACANNNNNNNNNNNNNNNNNNNNNNNNNNNNNNNNNNNNNNNNNNNNNNNNNNNNNNNNNNNNNNNNNNNNNNNNNNNNNNNNNNNNNNNNNNNNNNNNNNNNNNNNNNNNNNNNNNNNNNNNNNNNNNNNNNNNNNNNNNNNNNNNNNNNNNNNNNGTGTAGTGTACTGTCATTTGATCATGACATTGTTATTTTCTATCAATGCAGAGAGATCATTGATGGCAAACAGAAGGAGGGTGAACAAACTTCCCGTGTGAAGCAATTGCAAGTAGCTCTGGATGTTGCTGAAATTGGTAAACAAAGTGCTGAGTCTGAGGCTGCATTGGCCAAAGAGAAGGCAGAAGCATTAAAATCGGAGATTAAACAGATTGAGTTAATGGTTAGTGTTTAATGAGACAGCTTCAATAATAGATGCTTTACTTGTTCATTAGTGTTCCGGTATCGTCTTTGGATTTCTTTTTATATGTTTATTCTAGATAATGAGTTTAATGTAGAACATACAATATGGACAATTGAAACAGCAGTGGTAAAAACAGCTTAGAATGTTTTAACAGATAAATATTTGGCTACCAGGTTGTGGCTTTCAACAATATCTAGAAGTGATTTAGATGCTTGGAATAGGAGATAGTTTGAATGCTGGGTATACTATCTAGAATGGACTTTTCATCACTAATTCCAAGGAAATACTCCATAGCTGCTTTATAAcctctattttttttctctgTTCTATTGATATTTTTCAGCTCAGTATGAATAACATCTATGCCTGTTATAAACTATATTCACAGATCTTACTTTTCATTACAAGTTTAATTCTCCCATCAATCTATAAATCACTCAAGCAACATATTCATATTTGTCCAACACTGATATTTGAAACTTCTGCAGCCTTGATCTTTTACCTTCCTACTTCATGTGCAGTGCGTAGGTTCATTACTTGCAAAGTTATCGTGTATTATAAGTGAAATTAATGCGAACACAACTTTCAGAGACTTGATCACAACATGCCTATGGAATGAAGCATTTAAGTGTCAATTTATAACTTTATGGCTTTTTATCTTGAATGGATAAAGTTGTGATAAGTATCAAAATATTCTATTCAGTTTCCGTATTTTTCATGCTGATTGTACAGGGAAGAAAAGACtttgtatatttattttgtatcttgTGTATTTTTGTCTTAAGACAACCATACTGTTGCAAAGTACTGTTTGGTGCAATCACCCCTTCTGCTCTAGCTCTACTGAAGTTTGTGAACTTGCACTATTAGCCCCAAAGCTTGATTGTTGTTTCCATGTTGTTTACTGTACACGACTATGCTTGACAGTCAGTGTTAAAATATCACTTCCATTTAATTGAAAGTTTTGATATTTCTTTTGAATCTTTCATGTTTCTCAATATTTCATGTAATTTCCTACCATAACTTTCTGCCGTATTATACTTTGGATCTGTTTTGAAACAGCCATTATTTGGGCAACAACTAGCTAAACTTCTAGGCAAGTCTATTCATGATAATAGTGGATAATCACTGCATGACAGTTATATTACTATGTCGGCCAATAATTTTAGTTCTGTTATATCAATTACATGTATCTTGCCATTTCAGCTTGCTGTTGTTACTGAGGAAAGAAACAAATTAAGAAATATGTCCAATTTGAAGAATGATGAAGCAGCAGATGGATCTAAGAGTATTAGCACTCTGCAGGCCCTTCAGGTTGCACTTTTCCCTTTCCTGTTATCATTTCAGTCATTGTGTGATCTCTTTTTTGTTTACCTTTTTTGTTTAACTTTTTTGTTTGGTTGATACAAACAGGACCTTGAATCATCTCTTGCAAAGAAAGATGACTGTATTAAAGAATTAGAAAGTGCCTTACATGAGCAGAGAGCAGTTAATAATCGTCAACATGAGGAAATCAAGTTACTTAATGAAAAGTTGCATAATGAGTTAAAAAGAATTAAGTCATTGGAGAGGGAGAGTGACCGCCTCCGTTCAGAGATTTCTTTATTAGAGGCAAAGGTTGGTGCTGATTTAGCCGTTTATTTATGTTTAGTTTTTCAATTTTC is from Arachis ipaensis cultivar K30076 chromosome B01, Araip1.1, whole genome shotgun sequence and encodes:
- the LOC107635826 gene encoding mitotic spindle checkpoint protein MAD1, whose amino-acid sequence is MILRTPPPSKRPRADADSDSDANRQLVIYEDPPPPAPLPESAAQDLDNTHFLCTYQCRQMVKAEFIEALSTAENQVRDYQSKLEALDINFRKVESERKKFLDQLSYTQQELAASKGREHALQEQLLKEVTESQERLRKQIQLNSDLEVKLQNEMNIRAKAESHAASTEEKAKSLEGKLSHLSESTEREKQRLNDELTQLKRDSKFSVSKITANLEKVECRANNAEKEAELLKEQLEHLKDRLNECLHEKIEVEKKLATLASREISSTESSVLVKELQQELQNYETEVREARKLRLSYENVELLKEKLLEXXXXXXXXXXXXSKLQDVQLNIEKLEDQISSWRLMIKDIPGVSCFEDIPIKFSALQKEIIDGKQKEGEQTSRVKQLQVALDVAEIGKQSAESEAALAKEKAEALKSEIKQIELMLAVVTEERNKLRNMSNLKNDEAADGSKSISTLQALQDLESSLAKKDDCIKELESALHEQRAVNNRQHEEIKLLNEKLHNELKRIKSLERESDRLRSEISLLEAKLGHGDFSAANTKVLRMVNTLTVDNEAKQTIEALQTELQKTKEKLKAVEELKGQSGDTGKLVDSYISDKIVQLKEQIATLEKREERYKTVFADRISVFRRACCELFGYKIVMDEHQRPNGIPVTRFTLQSIYAQSDDEKLEFDYESGNTNILVNQYTAQPEISRQVEIFIRKMNSIPAFTANLTVESFNRRTLS
- the LOC107635815 gene encoding uncharacterized protein LOC107635815, with protein sequence MAVCGSVIVRCCIPPSPFLGRRFDLSEKEKKPSSFSCTVATSRITALFWGFGRKTNSTQIQQQQQQQQQLFTLTAPEPEGTNNNKVISVSVLSSISEVAAAEWDACAVDATAPGKFNPFVTHAFLSTLETSGSAVAQTGWTPHHVVARDESSSSRPVVAAVPLYLKSHSYGEFVFDHSWANAYYSYGSRYYPKLQCCVPFSPVTGPRILLRDTPFKSETFDILLSAMKDIAAKSQISSLHVTFPTESECLQLSQKGFLPRIGMQYHWKNRNYKKFDDFLMDMKQSKRKNIRQERKKISAQNLIMKRLRGYEIKATHWDSFYNFYRNTTDNKWGTPYLTRDFFHELGSKMGDQVLLVVAEEGDELVAGALNLIGGDTLFGRLWGCHPRAYYPSLHFEACYYQAIEAAIELDLKTVEAGAQGEHKIQRGYLPVTTYSCHYLLDEEFRRAIEDFLIRETSQVKLVMKLLHDSGPFKEGI